One region of Calditrichota bacterium genomic DNA includes:
- a CDS encoding HAD hydrolase family protein, whose protein sequence is MNSEREKEVLDKAKKIKLILLDVDGVLTDGGVIYGADGEELKIFDVKDGLGIKLAQATGLKVGIISGRASAALEKRASDLKLDIFFQGQRDKRAGYEMIKETMGVTDQEVAYVADDINDLPVFVQVGLKIAVNDAVAEIRKRADYVTKRRGGRGAVREVVELILEGQNKMETAVQNFLK, encoded by the coding sequence TTGAACTCTGAACGTGAGAAGGAAGTTTTGGATAAAGCGAAAAAAATAAAATTGATTCTGCTGGACGTGGACGGCGTTTTGACAGACGGCGGCGTGATTTACGGTGCTGACGGCGAAGAATTAAAAATTTTCGATGTCAAAGACGGGCTGGGAATTAAATTAGCTCAAGCGACAGGATTGAAGGTAGGAATTATTAGCGGCAGAGCCTCCGCTGCGCTGGAAAAGCGCGCGTCGGATTTGAAATTAGATATTTTTTTTCAGGGTCAGCGGGACAAGCGCGCTGGCTACGAGATGATCAAGGAGACGATGGGAGTGACCGATCAGGAAGTCGCTTACGTCGCTGACGACATAAATGATCTGCCGGTCTTTGTGCAGGTCGGATTGAAAATCGCCGTGAACGATGCCGTCGCGGAAATTCGCAAGCGCGCCGATTATGTGACCAAGAGACGCGGCGGAAGAGGAGCCGTGCGCGAGGTTGTGGAATTGATTTTGGAAGGCCAAAATAAAATGGAAACCGCAGTTCAAAATTTTTTGAAATAA
- the kdsA gene encoding 3-deoxy-8-phosphooctulonate synthase produces the protein MITVTVGEIKIGPKQPLALIAGPCVIETEKIALETGEAVKKITDKLGIPYIYKSSYTKANRQSLTSYTGPGLEQGLKILEKVKKELGVAILTDIHTAAEASPVAEVADVLQIPAFLCRQTDIVVAAAKTGVAVNIKKGQFMAPEDMGPVAQKAVKSGNEQVILTERGATFGYHNLVVDFRSLVIMRNLGFPVVFDATHSLQLPGAGGGKSGGQPQFIFPLARAAVAVGCQAIFLETHPCVEEALCDAANMLPLQQLENLLVQLKQIAETAKNFEDVTFEL, from the coding sequence ATGATTACTGTTACTGTTGGCGAAATAAAGATCGGTCCGAAGCAGCCGCTGGCGTTGATTGCCGGCCCGTGCGTGATTGAGACGGAGAAGATTGCGCTGGAGACCGGCGAGGCCGTGAAAAAGATTACTGACAAATTGGGCATACCTTACATTTACAAATCATCTTACACCAAAGCCAATCGTCAGAGTTTGACTTCGTACACCGGCCCCGGTCTGGAACAAGGTCTGAAAATTTTGGAAAAAGTAAAAAAAGAATTGGGCGTTGCCATTTTGACGGATATTCACACGGCTGCTGAAGCGTCACCCGTGGCAGAAGTTGCTGATGTGTTGCAAATTCCCGCTTTTTTGTGTCGGCAGACAGACATCGTCGTTGCTGCCGCGAAAACCGGGGTGGCCGTCAATATTAAAAAAGGGCAATTCATGGCGCCGGAGGACATGGGACCAGTGGCGCAAAAGGCGGTGAAATCAGGCAATGAACAGGTGATTTTGACGGAACGCGGCGCGACATTTGGCTATCACAATTTAGTTGTTGATTTTCGTTCGCTGGTGATCATGAGAAATTTGGGCTTTCCGGTAGTTTTTGACGCCACGCACAGTTTGCAGCTTCCCGGCGCCGGTGGCGGAAAATCCGGCGGTCAGCCGCAATTCATTTTTCCCTTGGCGCGTGCCGCCGTTGCTGTGGGTTGTCAGGCAATTTTTTTAGAGACGCATCCTTGCGTGGAAGAAGCGCTCTGCGATGCGGCGAATATGCTTCCTTTGCAACAGTTGGAGAATTTACTCGTACAATTAAAACAGATCGCAGAAACGGCGAAAAATTTTGAGGATGTGACTTTTGAACTCTGA